A single Nomia melanderi isolate GNS246 chromosome 13, iyNomMela1, whole genome shotgun sequence DNA region contains:
- the Slu7 gene encoding pre-mRNA-splicing factor Slu7: MANTLANVPVSKIIKNTSSFEDEPRKKSREDWRKAKELEEARKAGTAPAAVDEEGKDINPHIPQYISATPWYFGAQGPTLKHQRPQPEKQKQFSGIDEWYNRGVDTSKTITKYRKGACENCGAMTHKRKECMERPRKIGAKFTNANIAADEFSQPELSMDYDGKRDRWAGYDPSEHRAIVEEYQKIEEAKRQMRAEKLNAEENDEQDSDKDEDKYVDEVDMPGTKVDSKQRITVRNLRIREDTAKYLRNLDLNSAYYDPKTRSMRDNPYAGTEREVDYKGENFVRFSGDTQCHANAQLFAWEAHERGVDVHLLAEPTKLELLKQEYDKKCDELKDKARDSIISTYGGEEHLDTLPPSLLLAQTEQYVEYSRYGKIIKGQDRQVIRSKYEEDVYPNNHTSVWGSYWHGGKWGYKCCHSFIKNSYCTGEAGKKASDATVTENKRATEEENSDDQKEASHDEKSSSNDSSSDEEEKRPKIMKKSKSAKRKDKKRKQKERKQKEKKAKKEVEDKLQQALQKEKDSQKRAERLLEVDERKRPYNSMYEVQEPSAEEIEAFQMKRQRENDPMAEFLNK; the protein is encoded by the exons ATGGCTAACACGTTAGCTAATGTACCTGTTTCGAAAATCATAAAGAATACAAGTAGTTTTGAAGATGAACCGAGGAAAAAGAGTAGAGAGGATTGGCGAAAAGCAAAGGAATTAGAAGAAGCTAGAAAAGCTGGTACAGCCCCAGCAGCTGTAGATGAAGAAGGAAAAGATATTAATCCACATATTCCTCAGTATATTAGTGCTACACCATGGTACTTTGGAGCACAG GGTCCTACTTTGAAACATCAAAGACCACAGCCTGAGAAACAAAAACAGTTTAGTGGAATAGACGAGTGGTATAATCGTGGTGTAGACACATCTAAAACAATAACAAAGTATCGTAAAGGAGCCTGTGAAAACTGTGGTGCTATGACCCACAAAAGGAAAGAATGCATGGAACGTCCACGCAAAATTGGAGCAAAATTCACAAATGCAAATATTGCAGCAGATGAGTTCAGTCAACCCGAATTATCTATGGATTATGATGGTAAAAGAGATAG gtGGGCTGGTTATGATCCCTCAGAGCACAGGGCTATTGTAGAAGAATATCAAAAGATAGAAGAAGCCAAGAGGCAAATGCGTGCAGAGAAATTAAATGCAGAGGAAAATGATGAACAAGATTCAGACAAAGATGAGgataaatatgtagatgaaGTTGATATGCCGGGAACAAAAGTAGACTCCAAACAGCGTATTACTGTTAGAAATCTGAGAATTAGGGAGGACACagcaaaatatttaagaaatttggATCTAAACTCTGCATACTATGATCCTAAAACAAGATCTATGCGTGATAATCCTTATGCTGGCACAGAAAGAGA agtGGATTATAAGGGTGAAAATTTCGTACGTTTCTCTGGTGATACGCAATGTCATGCAAATGCTCAATTGTTTGCGTGGGAAGCACATGAAAGAGGCGTTGATGTTCATTTACTAGCTGAACCTACCAAGCTGGAATTACTCAAGCAGGAGTATGACAAAAAGTGTGACGAATTAAAGGATAAAGCTCGCGATAGTATAATTAGTACATACGGTGGTGAAGAGCATCTTGATACACTACCACCTTCCCTTTTATTAGCACAAACAGAACAATACGTAGAATATTCTAGATATGGAAAA ATCATCAAAGGACAGGATAGACAAGTGATTCGTTCAAAATACGAGGAAGATGTCTATCCAAATAATCACACATCCGTATGGGGATCTTACTGGCACGGCGGTAAATGGGGGTACAAATGTTGCCATTCATTTATCAAGAATTCGTACTGTACAGGAGAAGCAGGTAAAAAGGCATCTGACGCAACAGTTACGGAAAATAAAAGAGCAACAGAAGAAGAGAATTCAGACGATCAAAAGGAAGCCTCGCATGACGAGAAATCATCTAGTAACGATAGTTCGTccgacgaagaagaaaaaaggccAAAGATAATGAAGAAATCCAAATCCGCTAAAAGGAAGGACAAAAAGCGAAAACAGAAGGAACGAAAACAGAAGGAGAAGAAAGCTAAAAAAGAAGTGGAAGACAAGTTGCAACAggcattgcaaaaagaaaaggaCAGTCAAAAAAGAGCGGAGAGGCTGTTGGAGGTAGATGAACGAAAGCGTCCGTACAATAGCATGTACGAAGTACAGGAACCATCGGCGGAGGAAATCGAAGCGTTCCAAATGAAGCGACAACGTGAAAATGACCCAATGGCAGAGTTTCttaacaaatga
- the Fbxl7 gene encoding F-box and leucine-rich repeat protein 7, whose product MDGSCPLLLPSFGEKGSSERETVYSSQKVGLYRPPSDAIDLGYHTLDNNACRSTSSSTAISVPIRQQTLLQQKCSYAADLCQLDDTLLLRIFSWLGTRDLCSIAQTCRRLWEIAWDPSLWKEVEVRYPQNATIALNALTRRGCHTCIRRLVLEGAVGLAGIFTQLPFLSLTSLVLRHSRRVTDANVSAVLDNCIHLKELDLTGCIGVTRACSRITTLKLQSLDLSDCHGIEDSGLVLTLSRMPHLGCLYLRRCARITDASLVAIASYCASLRQLSVSDCVKITDFGVRELAARLGPSLRYFSVGKCDRVSDAGLLVVARHCYKLRYLNARGCEALSDSATLALARGCPRLRALDIGKCDIGDATLEALSTGCPNLKKLSLCGCERVSDAGLEALAYYVRGLRQLNIGECPRVTWVGYRAVKRYCRRCIIEHTNPGFSS is encoded by the coding sequence ATGGATGGATCATGTCCATTACTTCTTCCATCCTTTGGGGAAAAGGGCAGCTCTGAGAGGGAGACTGTATATTCATCACAGAAAGTGGGTCTGTATAGACCACCCTCTGATGCAATTGACTTAGGATATCATACATTAGACAACAATGCCTGCCGATCGACATCTTCATCGACTGCTATATCTGTTCCCATCAGACAACAAACTTTGTTGCAACAGAAATGTAGTTATGCGGCTGATTTGTGTCAGCTGGATGATACTTTATTACTGAGAATATTCAGCTGGCTAGGTACCAGAGATCTATGTTCCATTGCCCAAACCTGCAGACGCCTTTGGGAAATAGCGTGGGATCCATCCCTTTGGAAGGAAGTGGAAGTACGTTATCCTCAGAATGCAACTATCGCATTAAACGCATTGACCAGACGAGGATGTCACACATGCATCCGCCGTCTTGTACTTGAAGGTGCTGTTGGCCTGGCTGGTATTTTCACTCAGTTGCCATTCTTAAGTTTAACTTCTTTAGTACTACGACATTCCAGACGCGTCACAGACGCAAATGTGAGTGCCGTTTTAGACAATTGTATACACTTGAAGGAATTGGATTTGACAGGATGCATCGGCGTGACCAGAGCGTGTAGCCGAATAACAACATTGAAGCTGCAATCACTGGATCTCAGTGATTGTCATGGCATAGAGGATTCTGGCTTGGTGCTCACTCTTTCACGCATGCCGCATCTTGGTTGCTTGTATTTACGGCGGTGTGCGCGTATAACTGACGCCAGTCTCGTAGCAATTGCCTCCTATTGCGCCAGTTTAAGACAATTGTCTGTCTCCGACTGTGTGAAGATTACAGATTTCGGCGTACGTGAATTGGCAGCTCGTCTTGGTCCGTCTTTGCGTTATTTCTCAGTAGGCAAATGCGATCGTGTATCAGACGCTGGTCTCTTAGTTGTAGCCAGACACTGTTACAAGCTGAGATATTTAAATGCTCGTGGCTGTGAAGCACTCAGCGACAGTGCTACGTTAGCTTTGGCGCGTGGATGTCCACGATTGAGGGCTCTGGATATAGGAAAATGCGACATTGGTGATGCAACTCTGGAAGCTCTTTCCACTGGATgtccaaatttaaaaaaattatctttATGCGGTTGCGAGCGAGTTTCGGATGCTGGATTGGAAGCATTAGCTTATTACGTACGAGGGCTGAGGCAATTAAATATTGGCGAATGCCCCAGGGTCACATGGGTTGGATACCGTGCGGTAAAGCGTTACTGTCGTAGATGCATCATAGAGCATACTAATCCTGGTTTCTCAAGCTGA
- the LOC116431411 gene encoding rhomboid-related protein 4 has translation MRSQRRQGFQYGIYLLFMQALNFGIDKIPPATLGTIIGQVLLYVGIIKVPWSAEDVCISAIKVFKYRNWKSFIISSFEHGSDMHLYYNMVSLILKGSYLEPKYGTPNFFILLNILTLGCSAMYASLGYALMQLTGDYGYYTECAIGFSAVLFALKVIAICEERNTVHNVGGFTVPSKIAVWVELILIHLLVPQSSLIGHLGGILVGCLYCYTFIGVTIDNIIYNLSGIPIIHEEEFYRRRTSLFT, from the exons ATGAGATCACAGAGAAGACAAGGTTTTCAATACGGCATTTACTTGCTGTTTATGCAAGCTTTGAATTTTGGTATCGACAAAATTCCACCAGCCACTTTGGGCACGATTATTGGGCAA gtCTTGCTATATGTTGGTATAATAAAAGTTCCTTGGAGCGCAGAAGATGTATGCATATCTGcaataaaagtattcaaatataGGAACTGGAAATCTTTCATAATATCAAGCTTTGAACATGGTTCTGATATGCACTTATATTACAATATGGTATCTTTGATTTTAAAAGGTTCCTACTTAGAACCCAAGTATGGAACAcccaatttttttattttattgaatattcttaCACTTGGATGCAGTGCCATGTACGCATCTTTAGGCTATGCCTTAATGCAATTAACTGGAGATTATGGATATTACACTGAATGTGCTATCGGATTCTCTGCTGTTTTATTTGCACTGAAAGTAATTGCAATTTGTGAAGAACGAAACACAGTTCATAATGTCGGCGGATTTACAGTTCCTAGTAAAATTGCTGTCTGGGTAGAATTGATCTTAATTCATCTTTTGGTACCACAGTCTTCATTGATTGGACATCTTGGGGGTATCTTGGTTGGTTGCTTATACTGTTACACTTTTATTGGTGTAAccattgataatataatatataatttgtctGGTATACCTATTATACACGAGGAAGAATTTTACAGAAGACGTACTTCATTGTTTACATGA